A part of Arachis hypogaea cultivar Tifrunner chromosome 12, arahy.Tifrunner.gnm2.J5K5, whole genome shotgun sequence genomic DNA contains:
- the LOC140176909 gene encoding uncharacterized protein — protein sequence MLKLLASYNKEVDAVVLDNAPQNAIYTSPSIQKEILHVFARKVQNEIRNEIGNAKFCLIVDEARDESRREQMALVVRFVDKHGFVKERLIDVVHVKDTTSATLKQEICSALSHHNLNIQNVRGQGYDGASNMRGEWKGLQALIIQECPYAYYVHCFAHQLQLALVAAAKEVVDVHAFFQSLSNIINVVCSSCKRNDELRSAYATEISHLVATNQIETGRGANQIGTLKRSGDTRWSSHFNSICSLLRMFGATTSVLEDLATNGSTYSQRGDATYALKSLLSFDFVFILHMMKEIMGITDKLCQALQQKSQDILNAMHLVSSTKSLIQQLRDSSWGALLEKVSSFCNDHAIQIPDMGASFSDIIRSRRKKDVVTVEHHYRVDIFTSMIDFQLKELNSRFSEQATELLILSTSLDPKDAFKLFSYLHFCASMNEKTGQDLREIRIRSWKTGLKR from the exons atgttaaaattattagctTCTTACAATAAAGAAGTGGATGCAGTTGTTTTGGATAATGCTCCTCAAAATGCAATATACACATCACCTTCTATTCAAAAGGAAATTCTACATGTTTTTGCTAGAAAGGTGCAAAATGAAATTCGCAATGAGATTGGTAATGCAAAgttttgtttgattgttgatgaaGCTAGAGATGAATCTAGAAGAGAACAAATGGCACTTGTTGTTAGATTTGTTGATAAGCATGGATTTGTCAAAGAAAGGCTAATAGATGTTGTTCATGTCAAAGATACTACTTCTGCTACTCTAAAACAAGAGATTTGTTCTGCATTATCTCATCACAATCTCAACATTCAAAATGTTCGAGGTCAAGGGTATGACGGAGCTAGTAATATGCGTGGAGAGTGGAAAGGGTTACAAGCTTTAATTATTCAAGAATGTCCTTATGCATATTATGTTCATTGCTTTGCTCATCAATTACAGCTAGCTCTTGTTGCTGCGGCTAAAGAAGTTGTTGATGTTCATGCTTTTTTCCAAAGTTTGAGTAATATTATCAATGTTGTGTGCTCTTCTTGCAAACGCAATGATGAATTACGATCTGCTTATGCAACTGAAATTTCCCATTTAGTTGCAACTAATCAAATTGaaacaggaagaggagcaaaTCAAATTGGCACATTAAAAAGATCAGGAGATACCAGGTGGAGCTCTCACTTCAACTCAATTTGTAGCCTTTTACGTATGTTTGGAGCAACAACTTCAGTTCTGGAAGATTTGGCTACTAATGGATCTACATATTCTCAACGTGGTGATGCTACTTATGCTCTTAAatctttattatcatttgattttgttttcattttgcatATGATGAAAGAAATCATGGGAATCACTGATAAACTTTGTCAAGCATTGCAACAAAAATCTCAAGACATTTTGAATGCTATGCATCTGGTTTCTAGTACAAAGTCATTGATTCAACAGTTAAGAGATAGTAGTTGGGGAGCACTTTTGGAGAAAGTTAGTTCTTTCTGCAATGATCATGCTATTCAGATACCTGATATGGGTGCTTCTTTTAGTGACATAATTCGGTCTCGTCGTAAAAAAGATGTTGTCACTGTTGAACACCACTATCGTGTTGACATTTTTACTAGCATGATAGATTTTCAATTGAAAGAGCTAAATAGTAGATTTAGTGAGCAAGCAACCGAGCTCCTCATACTGAGTACATCTCTAGATCCTAAAGATGCTTTCAAGTTATTCAGT TACCTCCATTTTTGTGCTTCCATGAACGAAAAAACTGGCCAAGATCTACGAGAAATACGAATCAGAAGCTGGAAAACAGGGTTGAAGAGATAG